Sequence from the Chelonoidis abingdonii isolate Lonesome George chromosome 1, CheloAbing_2.0, whole genome shotgun sequence genome:
aacatcacagggTTGCAGAGCGGCACATAGACAGACAGGAGGGCAGTGctgctgaaataatttttttctgtatgatTGTTGATCCAAGGCCAGGTTTGAGACCTTTTCTCTTTGCCCTGATAAGCCACAGAACTGCAGCCTGGGTGACACAACCTTTGCTCAGTTTTGTTCCCAATTCTTGTTATTATCTTACTTCAGGCATTTCACTGGTAGAAATAACAATAGATGTTTTGTGACAATGTACCCCATATTGATCATagtgatatttttattatatgattatagcataattatgatacattttatgcaagatgggtcatgtaagaTGTCATTGGAAAAATTATGACTTTCTGAATATTATTATctgatttgtatgcatgtgtgaTTTTTGTCTGCAGCTATGAATATTGACTActtatctgtatttcaaatgtagttacaactgggtaacacccactaggCAGGATGATTTCAGTCTAGATAACTGgctgggaagggcctattcaggacAATGAGCCATTGGAGGAAACAATGGAAATTTATCTCCCACCAGATGAGCCTCCCTGAGAATGCTTCAGACAGCCTGTACATAATGGATGCTATGATTTTACAAGGGGatgtcaccagggccggctctagtttttttgccaccacaagcaaaaaaaaaattttgctgcCCCCCATCCTAACCCTGACCTCCTCACtgcacctccctgctgccccagccctgggctttcctcctccctacaccttctaccgccccagccctgggctctcccccagcacctgcaccctcctttcGCCACAGCCCTgtgtcactggtaactcgctcccagggcaggtcattcagcaggaattttggatgtgcccAGGACACAGACAGGAATGATTCCCAAACCGTTACAGAGcggcagtaaagtggaacaattttcagcttgtgtgattggaggatatctggatgcatattataagactgtcctccagaaatgaggaaaagttgaggtacctttattattcttttgttccactctttctttctacgAGGAATTTGCCAATGcgatatcactgtcttccttttaaacaaacaaacaaacaaacaaacaaacaaacaaacaaatggcaatggctgttgaaaatagcaattccagtcctaataaccactgagaagcatttcttgctccattttatcctactttttctacagcaagttacagtggatcagtatatttgatttgggagaaggggggattggatggggtgtAGGTTGAGGGGGGGCAGACGGGTCAGAGGTTCGGGGGGCAGGCGggggacaggcagtggttggataggcataagagtcccaggggtttgccaggggacaggtaggaggtggGGTTCTATGGGGGAAGTTGGGAGAGGTTtcaggaggggcagtcagggacaaggagaagggaggtttAGATAGGGAGTGGAGTCccaagaggcagttagaggcaggggtcctgggagggggcaatcaggggacaaggagctgtggTGCTTAGATATGGGGTGGGGTCctgaggggcagttaggggcagaggtcctgggagggggcaatcaggggacagggagcggtggaGTTgaatgggttggggtttctgtggggggcagttggagggagTGAATTGTGGCAGGGTGAGGCTACCCTTCCTCTCCATGGAGTGTCctattttttaatgttaaaatatggtaccCTGTCTTTGACAGTGCCGCTCGCCATTCACTGCAGGCTGCACCATGAGGTCTCAGCTACCTCACTTCCTCCCCCTTCTTGTCCTATATGTGACCAGGCTGAAGAACTCTGGACTACATTTGTAATTTTCCCACAAACTAGTCTTGAAACTAAGTTTTGAatcaaagggttcccgccatatgctaAAGTTATATAAAGCAGGGAGTGACATTGTCGGTGGTTCTTCACTCCTCACTCAAGAAGACTCTTAGAATGTTAATAGCTATAAAATATTTACTGGACTAATTGTTATAAAGCATGTAACTCCCTCtctgtgcttctctctctttACAGGCACCTTGAGCATTTCTGAGTCATATTGAAGCATCAGCCACCTCATGGCAGCTTTCAACTTCACCCCCTCTGACCCTTCAACATTCATCCTAATGGGAATCCCTGGCCTGGAGGCTGCCCACATCTGgatttccatccctttctctaCGTTCTACATTATCAGCCTGTTGGGAAATTTCACGCTTCTGTGTGTTGTAGGTAAGGAGCAAACCTTGCACAAGCCGATGTacctgctgctctgcatgctggcaCTCACAGACATCGCCACACCTACCTTCGTCGTGCCAAAGGCATTGGGCATATTTTGGTTCAATTTGAAAGGCATTACTATGGCTGGTTGCCTCACCCAGATGTTCTTCCTTCACATGGTTTCTGTTATGCACTCAGCCACCCTCGTGACAATGGCCTTCGATCGTTACGTTGCCATATGTATTCCTCTGAGATATGCCACCATCCTCACCAATGCACAAATAGCTAAGCTTGGGCTTGTAGGTTTGTTAAGAGCTGTTCTCTtcattcttccccttcccttgctTATGAGTCAGCAGCCATTCTGTGCCAAACGCATTATCCCTCATACGCAATGTGAATACATAGCTGTATTCAAGATGGCATGTGGGGACATTACAGTAAACAGGATGTACAGCTTGGTGCTAGGATTTGTAGTTATGGGGTGTGACCTGACACTTATTACCCTGTCCTATGGTCAGATCATCAGGGCCGTCCTCAGAATGTCCTCTAAGAATGCCCACCAGAAAGCCCTCAACACTTGCACAACCCACATCTGTGTGATGCTGACATATTACACCCCTAGCATCTTCTCCAATCTCACATACCGGTTTGGTCAAGGTGTCGCTCCCCATGTTCACATCATCTTGGCCGACCTCTATCTCCTCATCCCTCCCATGCTCAACCCTATCATTTATGGAATCAGAACCAAAGAGCTTCGTGACAAAGTAGCCAAATACATCTGCTGCAGAAGGTGATTGCCTGGGGCCACTGACTTGAAACCTGTGTTACAAGAGGGGGAAAGCATATCTCCTCGTTAATCAAGGGTGCCCTGTCCCAATTGGTTGAGCTCAGTATTGTGGAAGTTCACAGTATGAGAAGTTCCTCCCACACAATAGCTTATCACTCCATCACTAAGCACGGCTCTTTCCATTGCTGAGTTACCTCTCTCTGACCATCATTTGACCTCTTTCATTGTCACCCAAAGCCTCCATCTCCACACACCCTGTTACTCAACCGTGACTCTAAGACTAAGTCTACACTAGCACAGTAAGTGAACCTACTCTACGCAACTCCATCTACGTGAATAAGGTAGCTGGTGTCGATGTACTTTAGGCCAAGTTACTGCGGGGTCCacactgtgggagggggctagggGGTTGACAGGataaaatctcccattgacttatctTATTCTTCTCTTTATTAGACTCGCTAAATTGACTGCCgatggatcgatctcagagcatcgATCCCAGCTGAGTTTAGACCTGCCCTGAGACTACCATAAGATATTATAGCATTTTGAGGCAAAGTAGTTTTCCATTATTCTCCGTGCGGCCATGGTTCTTTTCAGTTTTACAGAGAGAAGCTACACTTTCAGATaaccaaagagaaaaagaaagaatcagCAATGCTGAAGTTCTTTGTCATATGTACAGTGATTCGGTGAGCAAAATGTACCTGATTTTTCTATGTTGAATCCATCACAAAACCTGGAGGACAAACCTAATGTTTCAACTGGAAAGTCTTTATACAGGAAAACTGTTGTAGGAATTGAGGATATTCTACTAGAGCTTACTGGTGAGAGTTGTGAAACTGTGTGTTTTTGAGAACTGGACTGCGGTATTTAACTACTACAGCACCTTTGAGTAAAAATAACTTATTACTTTGCGCAGCTGATTTTGGAGTGAAACAGACTATGAACTTCCCTTGCGTCCCAGAGAGGGCTCTTTGTGATGTCCCCATGCCCACAAAGCAGGGTTTCTTGTTTTCGtgaacctttcccatttttttcttcattgttcTTGTGAGGGGTTAGATCACAGGATCCCCCTTGGAAGCTGCTAATtcatgtgccaagactacttctgcccctgattTCCTGACCTagcagctcaggactccagcaccctgtcttgttgagccagacacacctgcctgctccaacacagactccAATTCAcaatctgaattacttgccccacagctgcagggttaacctgaaagcagctaacacaACTCCCAAtgaggactccagcaccctgtcttaaATGAGCCAGACAAATCTGTTCGCCCTGCTCCAACACAGAGCGTCCAATTTCACATATCTGAATTACTTGTCACGCTGCTAGCTAGCCTGAAAAGGCGCAGTGTTTCTGCTTTAAAACTCTGCCAAAGCCAATGAGGTCTACAGATAAATTGTTTTAACACTCTTATTAAATAGGTAAACtcattgttcgccctctataacaaaGACAGCGTCCTGCCTAAATTCACAACTTCTGCGATCAGCAAGGGGGCAGCTACAGAAGTGTCCAAATAAATCCGTTATAACCCAGTATATGTTTTAAGCTATATAAAGCTTAATAGGtaactcaaattgttcgccctccCTATAACACGATGAGAAGTTATGCACAGACTGCTTgcaccccccctctccccccgtaTTAATACACGTACTCTggtttaattaataagtaaaaagtgatttattaaatacagaaagtaggatttaagtggtttcaaagcagtaacagacagaacaagtgaattagcaagtaaaataaaataaacacgacgagtctatgtctaatacagtcaATAAACTGGATACAGATAAAGACTCACcccagagatgtttcaatacgtTTCTTTCAACAGACTAGACGCCTTCCTCGGAGTCTGGGCACAAATCCTTTCCCTGGTTACAGCCCTTggtccagctcaggtggtagccagGGGATTCCTACAtgttggcttctctctctctttgttctgtccACCAttaatatatcttttgcataaggcaggaatccctTGTCCCTCTgggtcctctggggtggagagacACCCTTCAGGCTGCTTTGCGGAGCCCTTGGGCATTTGCAGGGagctggtaggaagtgacccatgTAGGCAGCAAGTATAACAGGCCAGGGGGAGGCTAAACCTCCCTAGGCTGTGCAGCCCCCAACCTGCCTTTGAGAGAGGGACGCCGGGGTGTGGTGTCCTGGCCTGCCGCTCCACCCCCGATGTCACCCTCctgctatttccccatggccccacccacacGGCACCTTCTCTGTCCCTGCTCCGCCTCTCTGCTGAGGCCCCTTTGCTTCTCGGCTGAATCCTTCACTGAGTCCTTCCTCCTCAACTCTCCTTTCCCCATGGCGCTTTTGCCCACCGTCTGTTCAGGTCCCTCGCCTCTCCTAGCCAGACAACGCTCCCTCTCCCAAAGACTCCTACCATCTattatttttccagtgaaaactgAACACATTTAAAAAGTGGGGCCCTGGCCTCCTGACACTTCCATGTTCCAGCCCCCTAGCTGAGTTATTCCAGCATCAGGAGGCATAACAGCAGAGGAGTCACACAGCTGGGCAGGTAtagaagaagaaagtcaaggtaagtgtgggccccttactgaatgaggaggcaacctagtgatacgaggatgtggaaaaagctaatgtactcaatagcttttttttccctctgtcttcacaaacaaggtcaagTACAAGATTGCTTGCACTGGGCAGCAAAAGCATGGGGTGGAGGTGACCAACCCTCTATGGAGAAAGAAGTGATTTCGGAGActttttagaaaagctggatgaacATATGTCCATGGGCAAGGATGTGCTGCATCTGAGGATGCTAAGAACATTGGCAGATGTGACATGGCAGAGCCATGGCCatatatctttgaaaactcatgtgaTGTGatggaggtcccggatgactggaaaaaggctaatgtagtgcccatctttaaaaaaaggaaagaaataggatccagggaactacaggtcagtcagcctcaactgctcagtccctggaaaaatcatggagcagggtCCTCCAGGAATGGATTCgaaattctgaagcacttagagagagaggaaagtgatcaggactaatcagcatggattcagcaagggcaagtcatgcaagtcatgcctgactaacctaattgccctctgtgatgagataattggctctgtggatgatGGGAAAACAGTGcctgtgttattccttgactttggcaaagcttttgatatggtctcccacagtattcttgccagcaagttaaggaagtatgggctggatgaatgggctataaggtggatagaaagatggCTAGATCGTTGGGTTCAGCGGATAGTGattaatggctccatgtctagttggcagccggtttcgaGCGGAGTGCCCCGAGGGCTGGCcctggggtcggttttgttcaatatcttcattaatgatgtagaggatggtgtggactgcaccctcagcaagtctgaagatgacactaaactggtaGGGGCGGTAGATACATTGGAGAGTAGGGagaggatacagaggaacctaaacaaattagagaactaggccaaaagaaatctgatgacgttcaacaaggagaagtgcagagtccatgcactgttacagactaggaaaTAAAAGACTagggagcagttctgcagaaaaggagctagGGGTTACAGTgtacgagaagctggatatgagtcagcagggtgcactttttgccaagaaggctaactacATTTTGGggtgtataagtaggggcattgccagcagatcgagggacatgatcattccctgtattctacattggtgaggcctcatctggagtactatgtcctaTTTTAGCTCCACattacaggaaggatgtggaaaaattggaaaaagtccagcagagggctaCAAAAAGGATTAGAGAGCTGGAGCATGACTTATGAAAAGAtactgagggaactggaattttttagtctccagaagagaagaacgaaggggtatttgatagctgctttcaactacctgaaagggggttccaaagaggatggaactcagCTGTTCTCCTTGATACgagatgtcagaacaaggagcaatggtctcaagttacagtgggggagatttaaattggatattagtaaaaactttttcactagaagagtggtgaagtattggaatgagTTAGTTAaggaggtgttggaatctccttcctttcaGATTTTTacgatcaggcttgacaaagccctggctgggatgatttagtgggaaccaatcctgctttgatcagggagttggactaaatgacctcctgaggtcccttccaaccctgatattctatgattcctcatGTTAGGGATAACGTGCAAAAACACAAAATCTTTTATGACCAGTGGAAGAAAAGATCGCACTGGTCACTGCCAAAGTTTGTGACCAGCAGCAGAAGCACTCTACTTCCAACAAAGACCGCAACAATGAAATATTGCCTTTTAGAtactaatgtaacccttctgcccctctgagttggcagcaacaagggccgggttcagtatccaggggttccatttcagtaacaccatgcataaccggctcgagcccccacccagtgacctgagacacttacataccacacccccctgggtgcctctaggaggcaatacttcccctctcgcaagcacggagtctgagtgtaacaaaatctttttaataaagaaaggaatcaatgcggcgtcccatggagaaacaccacaaacagggttataacacaaaccataaacaaaaacccacctcccagtacgtttggcaatgtccttttccccttagggtcttaagtccaatcaccccaatgtccaagaacccaaaagtctctggtcagtgccacctcagagttgaagagtttatctgtagagttttaccccccacccgccaagcctgggtggaaattggaggggggaagtccacacagagTGTGTAAGGAGCACCTTACGTGGccgggccaactgctccgcctctcatGAAATTCTAATTGCAGCCATTCACCATGACGCAGCTCCAACCACACCAGCTGCACTGaccagctgccccgtgagctgctccagtgtccctgcaaactgcttcactctgctcactgctcCATGGGCCACTCCAACTGTTCCACAGctactgctctgccagccgctccgctccaccagctgtcccgccgctccagccatcccacaaactgctccactccgccagctgctctgttctgatagcttcaggctcccccactagttaacagtactcagtgctcccagctcagtaatttcagctcttttgtgatttcagctcttagtgatctcagcagtaggggccccagtgctagtgcaccattgcccaacatgaattcagctcagcagtaaCTCTAgatagattcttaagggaatcaaaaaaaaaatcaactctgacattccacaggagagaggagaatgtggAATTGGTGTTCTGGCCCTCACAAGGagctgcaccaccaggcacagataccagtccccaacctctcacaattcatagggttttggaacccatgtcccatgtttagcaagtaccacccaactgaggttgagtcatttctgtcacaaagcagtcccacagctccccattcacacaatcagggtgacaaacttttttttcctcctgccccaataacaaagaaattggggatcccagagctgttaaaatcaccatcccaagctgctgtgggtttatgataagtgtgaggtggatggcaatgcaaatctttccacaccctttgaaatttttgagattctttccacactccctacaattcaccaacagatgtcagggtagcgctcaacctgactctgcttacactaacAATAACAAACTAATTCAACTCAAGATATGGGCATAAACTACAGACTTTGAAtggaaatagaaataaataatgtaataatGTTATTGTTGTTTTCACACTACATATATTTTGGATTCCTTTTGGGTTATTCACCATTTTTCTTTGAAACACCTGCCACACCTCATTTCAAACGTGAGCTGATAGCTTCATAGAAGATCAGAAAGAGTCACCACCCTTCATGGTGGTTTGCCTTCTCAGAGGGTCCTTGTACTGCCTTAATTAGGGACCAACTACCATGTCCAAATCTAGAGGTTAACATGTCATGTTTCAATTATCTCATCTCTGAAACCTTAACCCCTGGCTGAACTTATGAGTTCCATGTTCTGCGGTGTACCCTGCAGTTACGAGTCTGTTCCAGAACTAGGGTAAACATATTCAGTTATTTGTTCCATTCCCTATTCAGCTCCCCAAAGTCAACCATTTACCTATGCCAAAGGTTACAAGCACTTCTACTAACTTGATCTAGTTAATAATATAAGATACATACCCGTAGGTTCCTTATGAATAACTATTATGAAGAACATATACTGGAATTCAGCATAAACAAACCCCAAGAAAATAATATAATCAATCAAACCAGTGagaaaaaaccccacacattctGCAATACAGCAAGCTGGCAAGTTGGCCTTATGGGCTACAGCTCCTCACATACTTTAGGGAACCTGGACAACTGATGGGTTGGGTTTTAGTGACATTTAAAGAAATATGTAACTTGTCAAATCGTCACATAAATGATAAGATCTGAAATGTATAACTTTGGAGACACATTCTTTCTTCATAAGGTGAATGTAACATCACTGCAGAAGATGGCTTCCTAGAGACTGGTATCGTATAAAGgctatttccttttctgttttattatggAGTTAGAGCAGTAAACCTGACATTCTTTAGTGGGCCTCTTGGACCCATTTCAGAACAAATGAAAGCTTGGTCAAGGAACTGACTAAACAGTTGATCAACAACTAGTGTGAATCACTCCTTCCTCTCAGATTCAGTGTTTAGACACAATGAAGGCACCCACAGAAGTAATTCTCCTGAGCTAAAATGCTACTAAATTTTGTGAACCTTCAGCATTATAGAGATAAATGGAaaactttagttttgtttttctc
This genomic interval carries:
- the LOC116836872 gene encoding olfactory receptor 52P1-like gives rise to the protein MAAFNFTPSDPSTFILMGIPGLEAAHIWISIPFSTFYIISLLGNFTLLCVVGKEQTLHKPMYLLLCMLALTDIATPTFVVPKALGIFWFNLKGITMAGCLTQMFFLHMVSVMHSATLVTMAFDRYVAICIPLRYATILTNAQIAKLGLVGLLRAVLFILPLPLLMSQQPFCAKRIIPHTQCEYIAVFKMACGDITVNRMYSLVLGFVVMGCDLTLITLSYGQIIRAVLRMSSKNAHQKALNTCTTHICVMLTYYTPSIFSNLTYRFGQGVAPHVHIILADLYLLIPPMLNPIIYGIRTKELRDKVAKYICCRR